The following proteins are encoded in a genomic region of Neomicrococcus aestuarii:
- a CDS encoding type II toxin-antitoxin system HipA family toxin, translating into MGENVAGILSIESEALSPLEHLVFSYADSWLAHEDSFAISPELPLERGPQRPTMGREMFGSFMDAAPDAWGQRLLFEEARLLAKESGTPMPRSSQVARLLMVNDQTRQGALRFREDGQFLSTSNRWAGVRDLHELAAQARAYEESGYIDEVNSLLIGAGSSPGGAQPKAWVRDDNGTMHLAKFPKSSDSHNVQLWEMVAIRLQERAGIRVQPSKLVRLDEHHQIFLTQRFDRADKERRIPYMSVRTALQLADHEHRSYVTLAREIAMISSDPVADANEVFNRAAFGALVNNIDDHMRNHGLLRHGKGWRLSPSFDVNPMRSGASNTPLVPEGDTVDRNVLELLEHLDSFRLTRPEAIDRLQSINKAVSHWASEAANLGAESDEIEPMKRAFEGPSRGRIEGLDDGLGARVIDLRSGPKS; encoded by the coding sequence GTGGGCGAGAACGTTGCGGGCATTTTATCCATAGAGTCGGAGGCGCTCTCACCGCTCGAACACCTGGTCTTTTCCTACGCAGACTCGTGGTTGGCACATGAGGACTCTTTTGCCATCTCGCCGGAGCTTCCCCTTGAACGAGGTCCTCAGAGGCCAACAATGGGCCGCGAGATGTTCGGATCATTCATGGACGCCGCTCCGGACGCGTGGGGTCAGCGCCTTCTCTTTGAAGAAGCGAGACTACTTGCCAAAGAATCAGGCACGCCGATGCCAAGAAGTTCACAGGTGGCCAGACTGCTTATGGTCAACGACCAGACTAGACAAGGGGCCCTTCGGTTCCGGGAAGACGGCCAGTTTCTTTCGACATCAAATAGGTGGGCCGGCGTTCGAGATCTTCACGAGTTAGCGGCGCAAGCCCGCGCTTACGAAGAATCGGGATACATCGATGAGGTCAATAGTCTCTTGATAGGGGCAGGTTCCTCGCCGGGTGGGGCTCAGCCGAAGGCCTGGGTTCGTGATGACAACGGGACCATGCATCTCGCAAAGTTTCCGAAGTCATCCGACTCACATAACGTCCAACTGTGGGAAATGGTGGCGATTCGCCTGCAAGAGAGGGCCGGAATTCGCGTTCAGCCGTCGAAACTTGTGAGGCTGGATGAGCACCACCAGATCTTCCTCACGCAAAGGTTCGACCGGGCGGACAAAGAGCGTCGTATCCCTTACATGAGTGTCCGGACGGCGCTTCAGTTAGCGGATCATGAGCATCGGAGCTACGTGACTCTTGCACGCGAAATAGCGATGATTTCATCCGATCCCGTGGCCGACGCAAATGAGGTCTTCAATCGCGCGGCATTTGGTGCGCTGGTCAACAACATTGACGACCATATGCGTAATCATGGTCTACTACGGCATGGCAAGGGCTGGAGGTTGTCTCCGTCGTTCGATGTGAATCCCATGCGCTCAGGAGCCTCAAACACTCCTCTTGTGCCAGAAGGTGACACTGTTGACCGGAACGTTCTTGAGCTGCTGGAGCATCTCGATTCATTTAGGCTTACCAGGCCAGAGGCAATCGACCGCTTGCAAAGTATCAACAAGGCTGTCTCCCATTGGGCCAGCGAGGCGGCGAACCTCGGGGCTGAGTCGGACGAGATTGAGCCGATGAAACGCGCTTTCGAAGGGCCGAGTCGAGGTCGGATAGAAGGCTTGGACGATGGTCTGGGAGCGAGGGTCATAGATCTACGGAGCGGTCCCAAGAGCTAG
- a CDS encoding helix-turn-helix transcriptional regulator translates to MIEAQKLGASLQDWRILLGLTQELVAQRAGISRSTLIKLEQGAGAKLETFLTVAKVLGIADRVQEAVEPLNTDLGRARSRLLGRQRVSKAG, encoded by the coding sequence ATGATTGAGGCTCAGAAGCTCGGCGCTAGCTTGCAAGATTGGCGCATCCTCTTGGGGCTGACACAAGAGTTGGTGGCGCAACGGGCTGGAATTTCGCGGAGCACGCTCATAAAGCTCGAACAGGGTGCAGGCGCAAAGCTGGAAACTTTCCTAACTGTGGCAAAGGTTCTGGGGATCGCCGACCGTGTGCAGGAAGCTGTAGAGCCCCTCAACACTGATTTGGGTCGCGCTCGTTCCCGGCTCCTTGGCCGTCAACGAGTCTCCAAGGCTGGCTAG
- a CDS encoding Dps family protein has protein sequence MPTKKSATAAKTANGKTKAGKTAQKNAESGFVAPVELRDSLQLVLVNLLDLQLVGKQLHWNVVGPNFRDLHQNLDEIVAIARRGSDEIAERMRALHATPDGLAATIAKDTRLAQPVTGEILTTTAVDDTVKAMQAVVDVMREVHDAVDEADPTSADILHEYIAAFEQQIWFISAETRTP, from the coding sequence ATGCCTACAAAGAAGTCGGCGACCGCAGCTAAGACTGCGAACGGAAAAACCAAAGCAGGAAAAACCGCTCAGAAAAACGCAGAATCAGGGTTTGTTGCCCCGGTTGAACTACGCGACTCGTTGCAACTGGTGCTCGTAAACCTGCTGGATCTGCAGCTGGTCGGTAAGCAGCTGCACTGGAATGTGGTGGGGCCGAACTTCCGGGATCTGCACCAGAATCTTGATGAGATCGTGGCGATTGCGCGTCGGGGGTCTGACGAGATCGCCGAACGCATGCGCGCGCTGCACGCCACCCCAGATGGTTTGGCCGCAACCATCGCGAAGGACACCCGCCTTGCGCAGCCGGTTACCGGTGAGATTCTTACGACGACGGCGGTGGATGACACCGTGAAAGCCATGCAAGCTGTGGTTGATGTGATGCGAGAAGTGCACGACGCCGTGGACGAAGCCGATCCTACGAGTGCCGACATTTTGCACGAGTACATTGCTGCCTTCGAACAGCAGATCTGGTTCATCAGCGCGGAGACGCGAACCCCGTAA
- a CDS encoding YkvA family protein, which produces MPSWLVTALWVLAALLIIWLLLIAVLWWQQKKLGNSVDWRDMMRLLPDVLRLIKRLASDKAVPRGARWMLYGLLGYLLLPIDLVPDFIPVLGYADDAIAVILVSRFALKHAGMEAIEKHWPGTDAGLKSVMSSVLPRTPRQ; this is translated from the coding sequence ATGCCATCATGGCTCGTTACCGCGCTCTGGGTTCTTGCGGCACTTCTGATCATCTGGCTTCTACTGATCGCTGTCTTGTGGTGGCAGCAAAAGAAGCTGGGAAACTCGGTGGATTGGCGCGACATGATGCGACTTCTCCCGGATGTACTCCGGCTGATCAAACGCCTTGCTTCGGACAAAGCTGTTCCCCGAGGCGCACGATGGATGCTCTACGGTTTGCTCGGCTACCTGCTTCTTCCCATCGACCTGGTGCCAGACTTCATTCCGGTTCTGGGCTACGCGGATGACGCCATCGCCGTGATTCTGGTGTCGCGTTTCGCGCTCAAGCACGCCGGTATGGAAGCAATTGAAAAGCACTGGCCAGGAACAGACGCGGGACTAAAGAGCGTGATGTCTTCGGTCTTGCCGCGCACTCCGCGGCAGTGA
- a CDS encoding serine/threonine protein phosphatase has protein sequence MASRFEHRRPEDNEHVGYIELNDDGLFVPFNLLQQPTGEPMELDEAEELLNAAGLKNLAEEWILTNEDGSTTRVRIQEVTRESVVVALALDSETVAKALDLTKSIELQLPTDRLQPST, from the coding sequence ATGGCTTCGAGATTTGAACACCGTCGACCAGAAGATAACGAACACGTCGGATACATCGAGCTCAACGATGATGGCCTCTTTGTCCCGTTCAATCTGCTGCAACAGCCAACCGGCGAGCCCATGGAACTTGATGAAGCGGAAGAGCTTCTCAACGCGGCCGGGCTCAAGAACCTTGCCGAAGAGTGGATCCTTACCAACGAAGACGGCTCCACCACACGAGTTAGGATCCAGGAGGTCACCCGAGAGTCGGTGGTCGTGGCTCTCGCTCTAGACAGTGAAACGGTAGCGAAAGCATTGGATCTCACGAAGTCTATTGAGCTTCAGCTACCCACGGACCGACTTCAGCCATCAACCTGA
- a CDS encoding acyl-CoA dehydrogenase family protein: MANESFLGPVDQINLDALFSDEEKALALRVLSFVDETIRPNIAEWYDNAVFPTEIIPEMGNLGLLGMHLKGYGCAGRSAVEYGLAAQELEAGDSGLRTFVSVQGSLAMSAIYKHGSEEQKQEWLPEMAAGRAVGCFGLTEPTAGSDPASMTTVARQDASGDWILNGKKRWIGLATLAKVAIIWAQTGEHGDGRGVRGFVVPTDTPGFEAVAISQKMSMRASVQCEITLTDVRLPATAILPADSAIGLKGPFQCLNEARYGIIWGVMGAARDSFNEVLRYAGERQQFGNPLGAYQITQVKLADMAVAISKGYLVAHQIGRQKDTVGTTPPMISVGKLDNCRVAINVAREAREMLGGNGITLDYSPLRHANNLESVRTYEGTDEVHQLTIGRALTGISAFAATE, encoded by the coding sequence ATGGCGAATGAATCGTTTTTGGGTCCGGTAGACCAGATCAACCTTGATGCGCTCTTCAGCGACGAAGAGAAGGCGCTCGCGCTACGTGTTCTCTCGTTCGTGGATGAGACCATTCGGCCGAACATCGCCGAGTGGTATGACAACGCCGTGTTCCCCACCGAGATCATCCCGGAAATGGGCAACCTCGGACTTTTGGGTATGCACTTGAAGGGGTATGGCTGCGCTGGGCGTTCCGCAGTGGAGTACGGGCTAGCCGCTCAGGAGCTGGAAGCTGGCGATTCCGGGTTGCGCACGTTCGTGAGTGTGCAGGGTTCGCTCGCGATGTCCGCGATCTATAAGCACGGGTCCGAAGAGCAGAAGCAAGAGTGGCTCCCGGAGATGGCGGCCGGCCGTGCCGTGGGATGTTTCGGCCTGACCGAGCCCACCGCCGGTTCCGACCCGGCGTCCATGACCACGGTGGCGCGTCAGGACGCGTCCGGGGACTGGATCTTGAACGGCAAAAAGCGGTGGATTGGTCTTGCGACGCTCGCGAAGGTCGCGATCATTTGGGCGCAGACCGGCGAGCACGGCGACGGCCGCGGAGTGCGCGGTTTCGTGGTGCCTACGGATACTCCAGGTTTTGAGGCCGTGGCCATCTCGCAGAAGATGTCCATGCGCGCCTCAGTGCAGTGTGAAATCACTTTGACCGACGTACGTTTGCCAGCCACCGCGATCCTTCCCGCCGACAGCGCCATTGGCCTCAAGGGTCCGTTCCAGTGCTTGAATGAAGCCCGATACGGCATCATTTGGGGCGTCATGGGCGCCGCGCGCGATTCCTTCAACGAAGTGCTCCGCTACGCGGGGGAGCGCCAGCAGTTCGGCAACCCACTGGGCGCCTACCAAATCACCCAGGTCAAGCTCGCTGACATGGCCGTGGCGATCAGCAAGGGCTACTTGGTGGCGCACCAGATCGGACGCCAGAAGGACACGGTTGGCACGACGCCGCCGATGATCTCGGTCGGCAAGCTCGATAACTGCCGAGTGGCAATCAACGTGGCCCGCGAGGCGCGCGAGATGCTCGGCGGCAACGGAATCACGCTGGATTACTCCCCGCTGCGGCACGCGAACAACCTCGAATCCGTGCGCACCTACGAGGGCACTGACGAGGTTCACCAGCTCACGATCGGCCGCGCGCTCACGGGAATTAGTGCTTTCGCTGCTACCGAATAA
- a CDS encoding DUF4190 domain-containing protein — MSTTPPAQYQTNGLAIAALVLAIIVPVVGLVLGYVARGQIQRDGSQGAGLAQAAIVIGWVFVAIWAVSFLLLMMTVVGASA, encoded by the coding sequence ATGAGCACCACACCTCCAGCTCAGTACCAAACGAATGGTCTTGCCATCGCGGCCCTCGTACTAGCTATCATCGTTCCCGTAGTGGGTCTTGTGCTGGGCTATGTTGCTCGCGGGCAAATCCAGCGAGATGGCTCGCAGGGTGCTGGACTTGCGCAAGCGGCAATCGTTATCGGCTGGGTCTTTGTGGCCATTTGGGCTGTTAGTTTTCTCTTGCTCATGATGACGGTGGTTGGTGCAAGCGCTTAA
- a CDS encoding 3'-5' exonuclease: protein MSRFGINIRGRSRRLKLNYRTTAENLDYAMSLLSGIEYSDLEDAPETASGYRSVRSGPVPSVLAVADASAEVEAVVSRVRSWLSAGVSPEAIAVLVRSERSVNRAVDGFLGAGISASSASGGSVAGKGKVTVMTMHSSKGMEFQCVVVMGAGATEIPAMWTINGLPEAERFDALLRERSLLYVAATRARDELVITSAGEPSELIRR, encoded by the coding sequence ATGTCCCGCTTTGGGATCAATATTCGAGGCCGCTCACGGCGGTTGAAACTCAATTACCGTACGACGGCGGAAAACCTCGACTACGCGATGTCCTTGCTGTCCGGAATCGAGTACTCGGACCTAGAAGATGCCCCAGAAACTGCTTCCGGGTACCGGTCTGTGCGTTCCGGCCCCGTGCCTTCGGTGCTGGCCGTTGCCGATGCGTCCGCTGAGGTAGAAGCTGTGGTTTCCCGCGTTCGCTCGTGGCTTTCCGCTGGTGTTTCTCCTGAAGCCATTGCCGTGCTGGTGCGTTCTGAACGATCCGTGAACCGGGCCGTAGATGGATTCTTGGGCGCCGGCATTTCGGCATCCTCCGCCTCCGGCGGAAGCGTAGCCGGCAAGGGCAAAGTCACCGTCATGACCATGCACTCCTCCAAGGGAATGGAGTTCCAGTGCGTGGTGGTCATGGGCGCTGGCGCCACCGAGATCCCCGCAATGTGGACCATCAACGGGCTGCCCGAAGCCGAGCGCTTCGACGCGCTGCTGCGCGAGCGGTCCCTGCTCTATGTTGCGGCGACCCGCGCCCGCGACGAGCTGGTCATCACCTCGGCCGGGGAGCCGAGCGAGTTGATTCGGCGGTAG
- a CDS encoding DNA methyltransferase: MAKPLVFSDIRNRAGSFVAQWRDAEGYERGEAQSFVRDLLGVFGITNSTAAVYEKRAQRASTGQGGYIDALISGTALIEMKSTGRDLVAAEAQALDYIESLTVNERPDYVITSDFKKFRLLSLVVEPGEEDTIEFPLEALPDHVEDLMFLAGYRQAKFGSKEQEQASIKAANLMARLYEHLESTGYDDHQASVFLIRTLFCLYADDAGLWERDLFSRYLEERTSEDGSDLGSQLTTLYQALNKPEDKRYAQNDDLIQAFPYVNGSVFGEPTDIPYFDRGARELLIQAAYFNWSSISPAIFGSLFQAVKDKKARRELGEHYTTETNILKLIRPLFLDELEERFTKAYAKKNELEKLLQHLGTLNFLDPACGCGNFLIIAYRELRALELRIHNRLQELDPARTQLSLMAESLVHVKLSQFHGIEIEEWPATIARTAMFLVEHQANQAVNLTLGYAVPMLPLEDSAQITVGNALRTDWSELVPASESTYILGNPPFIGHQAKAQSQRDDLKVVWGDLHDGTLDYVTAWFKKSSDFFQGIPGGRFAFVSTNSIAQGQGVLPLFKPLFDAGWRIRFAHQTFAWASEAPGAAAVHCVITGYDKNEKTEPVLYSYTHIKGQPQERTAKSINAYLIDGPNVLIGRKTKPVSDQIPTVHFGTMPADGGNLVVEFDDYSEIASDPIAAKYLRPFKQSRELVRGLSRWCLWMADSDFDPADINKSSILKERVDKCRVWRTEQPTGGDAYKLRHTPHLFRGNQNRPLSPYVAIPRVVSETRRFYTVQLLPETVIAGDALFTAMDPDGFLFSVISSSSFMTWQRAVGGFLKSDIRFSNTVVWNNLPLPEVDSHLREQIIEAGRDVRAARDLYPERSLADHYNPLAMSPELLKAHAALDRVVDKAFGAKRALQTNEQRLALLFERYIEMG, encoded by the coding sequence GTGGCGAAGCCTCTCGTTTTTTCTGACATCCGTAATCGTGCCGGCTCTTTTGTTGCCCAGTGGCGGGACGCTGAAGGGTACGAGCGTGGAGAAGCGCAAAGCTTTGTGCGGGATCTGCTGGGAGTATTCGGCATTACTAATAGCACGGCGGCCGTTTATGAGAAGCGGGCTCAACGCGCTTCAACCGGTCAAGGTGGCTATATTGATGCGTTGATTTCAGGCACGGCTCTTATCGAGATGAAAAGCACTGGCCGCGATCTCGTGGCCGCTGAAGCTCAGGCGCTGGACTACATCGAGTCATTGACCGTGAATGAGCGGCCGGACTATGTCATCACGAGTGACTTTAAAAAGTTCCGGCTTTTGAGTCTGGTCGTCGAGCCGGGCGAAGAAGACACGATCGAGTTCCCGCTCGAGGCTCTGCCTGATCACGTCGAAGACCTGATGTTCCTTGCTGGCTATCGGCAAGCAAAATTCGGGTCTAAGGAACAAGAACAGGCTTCGATCAAGGCAGCTAACTTGATGGCTCGTTTGTATGAGCATCTTGAATCTACCGGGTATGACGATCACCAGGCCTCGGTGTTTCTCATTCGCACGCTGTTCTGCCTGTATGCGGATGATGCCGGCTTGTGGGAACGAGACCTCTTTTCGAGGTATTTGGAAGAGCGAACCAGTGAAGATGGCAGCGACCTCGGTTCACAACTAACCACCCTGTATCAGGCACTCAACAAGCCTGAAGACAAGCGTTACGCACAAAACGATGACCTCATTCAAGCGTTTCCTTATGTCAACGGCAGCGTCTTCGGAGAACCAACAGACATCCCCTATTTCGACAGGGGAGCACGCGAGCTCCTCATCCAGGCCGCGTACTTCAATTGGTCGAGTATCAGCCCTGCCATTTTCGGCTCACTCTTCCAAGCCGTCAAGGATAAAAAGGCGCGACGCGAGCTCGGCGAGCACTACACCACCGAAACGAACATCCTTAAGCTCATTCGGCCGCTGTTCTTGGACGAGCTCGAGGAACGATTCACCAAGGCCTACGCCAAGAAGAACGAACTCGAGAAACTACTCCAACACCTCGGCACGCTGAACTTCTTGGACCCGGCGTGTGGTTGTGGAAACTTCCTGATCATCGCGTATCGCGAACTTAGAGCGCTTGAGCTCAGGATTCACAACCGGCTTCAAGAGCTGGACCCGGCACGCACGCAGCTTTCCCTGATGGCTGAGTCCTTGGTACACGTGAAGCTCTCACAGTTCCATGGCATCGAGATCGAGGAATGGCCTGCCACTATCGCGCGCACCGCCATGTTCCTGGTGGAACACCAAGCTAACCAAGCAGTGAACCTCACCTTGGGCTACGCGGTCCCCATGCTCCCACTAGAAGACTCCGCCCAAATAACCGTCGGCAACGCCCTGCGGACGGACTGGAGCGAACTGGTGCCCGCCTCAGAATCCACCTACATCCTAGGTAACCCCCCGTTCATTGGCCATCAAGCAAAGGCGCAAAGCCAGCGTGATGACTTGAAAGTCGTATGGGGCGATTTACATGATGGAACCCTGGATTACGTAACTGCATGGTTTAAGAAATCCAGCGACTTCTTTCAAGGCATTCCGGGCGGGCGTTTTGCTTTTGTCTCGACGAATTCGATCGCTCAGGGCCAAGGCGTCTTACCGCTCTTTAAGCCTCTATTTGATGCAGGATGGCGTATTCGGTTTGCGCACCAAACCTTTGCCTGGGCATCAGAGGCGCCGGGAGCGGCCGCGGTCCACTGCGTAATTACTGGATACGACAAGAACGAGAAAACTGAGCCAGTTCTATATTCGTACACTCACATCAAGGGACAGCCTCAGGAGAGAACTGCAAAGAGCATCAACGCATATCTCATCGACGGACCCAACGTCTTAATTGGGAGAAAGACGAAACCGGTCAGTGACCAGATCCCAACCGTTCATTTCGGAACTATGCCCGCAGACGGCGGCAACCTAGTCGTCGAGTTTGATGATTACTCGGAGATTGCAAGTGATCCCATAGCTGCAAAGTATCTGCGCCCCTTCAAGCAGAGTCGAGAACTAGTTAGAGGACTTTCAAGGTGGTGTTTGTGGATGGCTGACAGCGATTTCGATCCGGCTGACATCAACAAGTCATCAATTCTGAAAGAGCGAGTAGATAAATGCCGTGTTTGGCGGACTGAACAGCCAACGGGCGGCGATGCATACAAACTGCGGCACACGCCGCACTTATTTCGTGGGAATCAAAACAGGCCGCTAAGTCCTTACGTTGCTATTCCCCGAGTCGTTTCCGAAACGCGAAGATTCTACACAGTTCAGCTCCTGCCTGAAACAGTAATTGCGGGAGACGCCTTGTTCACAGCCATGGACCCGGACGGATTCTTGTTTAGCGTAATTTCTAGTTCGTCCTTCATGACATGGCAAAGAGCTGTTGGAGGGTTTTTAAAGTCAGATATCAGGTTCTCAAATACGGTGGTTTGGAATAACCTTCCGTTGCCTGAAGTTGATTCACATCTCCGAGAACAGATCATCGAAGCTGGTCGTGACGTTAGAGCTGCACGTGATCTTTACCCAGAGAGATCACTTGCAGATCACTACAACCCTCTAGCTATGAGCCCGGAACTTCTTAAGGCCCACGCCGCACTAGACCGTGTCGTCGACAAGGCCTTTGGTGCAAAACGTGCACTCCAAACGAATGAGCAACGCTTGGCATTGCTTTTCGAACGATACATCGAAATGGGCTAG
- a CDS encoding CG0192-related protein, with protein sequence MALLYRATLKPTKMELISGWLPNQPWFKETEPIYLKSVGSFRFDDPDGKVGIETIIVAGENAIYQVPLTYRGAPLEGAEALLITTMDHSVLGKRWVYDAVGDPVYVAELAKALLAGYPQVKQAVEENGKLVPLPESVHLEHTGTTEASIPDITQLEIDTVEGVTSIHTGELKLSINRVLEPVTSPTAQGFLTATWDGQDTPVLVAVAP encoded by the coding sequence ATGGCACTCCTTTATAGAGCTACCTTGAAGCCCACCAAAATGGAACTCATCAGCGGCTGGTTGCCCAACCAGCCGTGGTTCAAAGAAACCGAGCCAATCTATCTCAAGAGCGTTGGCTCGTTCCGATTCGATGATCCTGACGGCAAAGTGGGAATCGAAACCATCATCGTTGCTGGTGAGAACGCCATTTATCAGGTTCCGCTGACCTATCGCGGGGCACCACTTGAGGGCGCCGAAGCTCTCCTCATCACCACCATGGACCACTCAGTGCTCGGAAAGAGATGGGTATACGACGCCGTCGGCGACCCCGTCTATGTAGCGGAGTTGGCGAAAGCGCTTCTCGCCGGATACCCGCAGGTGAAGCAAGCAGTCGAGGAAAACGGAAAGCTTGTGCCACTCCCCGAGTCGGTACATCTTGAACACACGGGAACAACAGAGGCCAGCATCCCCGACATCACGCAACTGGAAATCGACACCGTCGAGGGTGTCACTTCCATTCACACCGGCGAGCTAAAGCTGTCAATCAACCGCGTTCTCGAACCAGTAACTAGCCCGACTGCACAAGGTTTCCTGACTGCAACCTGGGATGGCCAAGACACTCCCGTTCTGGTCGCTGTCGCACCATGA
- a CDS encoding NAD(P)-dependent alcohol dehydrogenase, with translation MKTRAAVAVAPGTDLEIREVELDEPRNNELRVKIVASGVCHTDAIIRDQWYPVPLPVVLGHEGAGIVEAVGADVDGYAVGDKVVIGPAFCGECEQCLAGHPMYCVNFYDRNFGVQRPDGSKAFSDESGPIGSHFFGQSSFAEHTNVVAHGVVKVPDSVPLDILGPLGCGIMTGSGAVLNVLQPKPGSSVAVFGTGAVGMAGMLAAKASGATTIIMVDIVPERLEFAKTLGATHTVNSKEVDPVAAIKEITGGGVNYALDTTGVPPVFAQMINSLATRGHGALVGAAKLGTEAPFDIGTLLLSGIKVSMVIEGDSVPKEYIPRLISLHEQGLFPFDKLIKKYKFEDINQAFADSADGSTLKPIIVF, from the coding sequence ATGAAGACTAGAGCAGCCGTTGCCGTTGCCCCCGGAACCGATCTGGAAATCCGCGAAGTTGAACTTGATGAGCCACGCAACAACGAGCTTCGCGTGAAGATTGTTGCTTCCGGTGTTTGCCACACGGATGCCATCATCCGCGACCAGTGGTACCCAGTGCCGTTGCCAGTAGTTTTGGGTCACGAAGGTGCTGGCATCGTTGAAGCCGTTGGCGCTGACGTTGACGGCTACGCCGTGGGCGACAAGGTTGTTATCGGCCCAGCTTTCTGTGGCGAGTGCGAGCAGTGCCTTGCAGGTCACCCTATGTACTGCGTGAACTTCTACGACCGTAACTTCGGCGTTCAGCGCCCCGATGGTTCGAAGGCTTTCTCTGACGAGTCCGGCCCAATCGGTTCGCACTTCTTTGGTCAGTCTTCCTTCGCTGAGCACACCAACGTCGTTGCTCACGGTGTTGTGAAGGTTCCTGACAGCGTGCCTTTGGACATTCTTGGCCCACTGGGTTGCGGCATCATGACCGGCTCCGGTGCTGTGTTGAACGTGTTGCAGCCTAAGCCAGGTTCTTCCGTTGCCGTATTCGGTACCGGTGCTGTTGGTATGGCCGGCATGCTTGCCGCGAAGGCATCGGGTGCTACCACCATCATCATGGTGGACATCGTTCCTGAGCGTCTTGAATTCGCTAAGACCCTTGGCGCTACCCACACCGTGAACTCCAAAGAGGTGGACCCAGTAGCGGCCATCAAGGAAATCACGGGCGGCGGCGTGAACTACGCGCTGGACACCACGGGTGTTCCTCCGGTGTTCGCTCAGATGATCAACTCCTTGGCCACCCGCGGCCACGGCGCCCTCGTTGGCGCTGCGAAGCTTGGTACGGAAGCTCCGTTCGACATCGGAACGTTGTTGCTTTCGGGCATCAAGGTCAGCATGGTCATTGAAGGTGACTCGGTTCCGAAGGAATACATCCCACGATTGATCAGCCTTCACGAGCAAGGCCTGTTCCCGTTCGACAAGCTGATCAAGAAGTACAAGTTCGAGGACATCAATCAGGCCTTCGCCGACTCCGCCGACGGATCCACGTTGAAGCCGATCATCGTTTTCTAA
- a CDS encoding VOC family protein → MNDFPELQNTAIDARDCRGLAEFYKELLGLRYREGDEPPAQPDEDIADWLVLVTESGQRVLAIQKKVDTRPPTWPSEEVPLQMHMDFRVPSVEALERHRARAEALGARIILDRSGDHDEPLIVMADPAGHPFCLLVE, encoded by the coding sequence ATGAATGACTTCCCAGAGTTGCAAAACACCGCGATCGACGCGCGCGACTGTCGCGGTCTTGCGGAGTTCTACAAGGAGCTGCTCGGCCTGCGCTACCGCGAGGGAGACGAACCGCCCGCGCAGCCAGACGAAGACATCGCTGATTGGTTAGTGCTTGTCACCGAATCTGGCCAACGGGTTCTCGCGATTCAAAAGAAGGTCGACACCCGGCCACCAACATGGCCCTCTGAAGAAGTGCCTCTACAGATGCATATGGACTTTCGAGTCCCGTCGGTTGAAGCGCTCGAACGACACCGCGCCCGCGCCGAAGCGTTGGGTGCCCGCATCATCCTCGACAGATCGGGGGATCACGACGAGCCGCTCATCGTGATGGCCGACCCCGCTGGGCACCCTTTCTGTCTGCTCGTCGAATAG